The Arcanobacterium wilhelmae region ACCGCCTCGACTCCCGCAACTACCGCCGAGTAGCCGTCTTGCACGATATCCATACCGTTGCCCGCGATCTGCGGGAACGGATATGCCAGCCCCGCGGCCACTACCGACGCCACTGCGATCGCCGCAGGCAGCCGCCAGGACGGCCCCGGCCTGAACTTCTTGCACGCCTGAACACACGCCTGGAATACCACTGCGATCGCCGCACACACCGGCACCGCCAGCGCCGCGAACAACACATACACCCAGGAAAACTCGACGTCCGGGAAACGGTAGATCGACCCCGAACCCACCACTGGCCGAGCCACAAGCATCGACACCACGCACATCGCACCAGCGCCCGCCACCGACTTCACACTCAAGCGATGAAGGAGCAGCTCCAGCGTGAACACCACGCCGGCGATCGGCACGTTATACACGGCACTCAAACCAGCACCGGCAGCGCAGGCCAACGCAAGTTTCGCGTCGGCATCGGACATGCCCACCCATCGCGAAATCTGCTCCGTGGCCGCGCTCGACGCCTGCCGGGGTGCCGCCTCGCGCCCGATCGGCGCGCCCGTCGCCACAACGAGAATCTGCGTGAATGAATCGGCAACCGGACGCCAAAAACCCATCCGCCGCCCCGTCGTCAGGGCGGAGTCCACACTGATCACCGGCCCACGCCGGCGCAACGCCCACCAGGCCAGGCCCGCCACAATGCCACCCACCACTGGGACGGCGAGGCGGCGCCACAATGTCGCCCTGCCAACGTCGCCAGAAATGGTGCCCGTATGTGCACCGAAGGCCCATCCTTGGACGGCGTGAAGCATAAGTGTCATGGCGGCGGCGAACAGCCCGGCCGCCACGCCACCCACAACAATCACTACCGCCCACCGGGCGGCACGGCTCCGCAAAACTAAGGAAAGGCTCACACGAAAACCATACGTGCCATGCCGCTCGAGCGCGAACAAATAGCGTATGCTCATGCCGACGTAACGGAAGGAGCGGCATGGCCGACGAATCACACGAGCCGAACGAACTGCCCGAATCGGGCGCTCCAGACGCGGCAGCGGAACCGAACGAGCTCAAACGCGGGCTCGAAGCGCGCCACCTCAACATGATCGCGATCGGTGGCGCGATCGGCACCGGGTTGCTAGTGGCATCTGGCGCCACGATCTCGCAGGCGGGCCCGGGTGGCGCGCTCGTGGCCTACGTGGCGATCGGTTTCATGGTGTATCTGCTGATGCAGTCGCTGGGCGAGATGGCCACGTATCTGCCGGTGTCGGGTTCGTTCGGCGAGTACGCGAGCCGCTTCGTGTCGCGCTCGTTCGGGTTCGCGAACGGCTGGAATTACTGGTTTAACTGGGCGATCACGCTGGCTGCCGAGCTGGTGGCCGCTGCGATCGTGATGCAGTACTGGTTCCCCGACGTGCCTGGCTGGGTGTGGTCGGGCGGTTTCCTCGCGGTGTTGTTCGCGGTGAACGCGGTTTCGGTGCGCGGCTACGGCGAGAGCGAGTTCTGGCTGGCCGCGATCAAGGTGACCACGGTGGTGGTTTTCTTGGTGCTCGGGGTGGCGATGATCTTGGGCGTGATGGGCGGCGCGAGCCCTGGATTTGCGAACTGGACAGCGGGCGAGGCGCCGTTCGCCGGCGGTTTCACCTCGATCCTGGCTGTTTTCATGATCGCGGGCTTTTCCTTCCAGGGCACGGAGATGCTCGGAATTGCGGCCGGCGAAACGAAAGATCCGGAGAAGAACGTTCCGAAGGCGATCAAGTCCGTGTTCTGGCGCATCCTGCTGTTTTACGTGTTTGCGATCGCGGTGATCGGCTTCCTGGTGCCCTACACCGATCCGACGCTTCTGAACCCCGATGGCGACGTGACTCTTTCCCCGTTCACCCTCGTTTTCGAGCGGGCGGGTATCGCTGCAGCTGCGGCCGTCATGAACGCCGTGATCTTGACGGCCGTGCTGTCGGCCGGCAACTCCGGCCTGTACGTTTCGACCCGCATGCTCTACGCACTGGCGGAGGCCGGGCAGGCGCCGAAGGTTTTCACGAAGGTGAACGCTCGTGGCGTGCCGATGCCGGCTCTGCTTGCGACGACGGCGGTGGGCGCGGTTGGTTTTGTGCTCTCACTGATCGGGAACGGGGTGGCGTACACGTGGCTGGTGAACGCTTCGGGCTTGGCCGGGTTTATCACGTGGATGGGGATCGCGTGGAGCCATTACAAGTTCCGTCGCGCGTTTGTTGCGCAGGGACATTCGGTGAGCGAGTTGCCGTTCCGTGCGCGCTGGTTCCCGTTCGGGCCGATCGTGGCATTGGTGATGTGCGCTGTGGTGATCGTGGGCCAGAATGTTGAGGCTCTGACTGGGCATTCGTCTTTCTATGTGCTGTTGTCTTCCTACATCGGGCTACCGTTGTTCCTGGCGCTGTGGTGGGGACACAAGTTGGCCACGGGTTCGCCGTCGATCGCGGCGGCCGACGCCGATCTGTCGCGTTCGCACTGAGGCTGTGGGTTTCCGGCTGTTCGCGTTTTCGCGGACAGCCGGGATTTTTTATGCGCGATACAGTGTGTTCTGCGGGGTTGTGCGCGGTGGAGCATTTTTCATGGGCGTTTGCGGCGGACAGCTAGTTGACACGCTCCCAGTCTTCGATCGGCCCGTCGACGACGGCGAACATGGGGTGCGCTGGTATGGCCAGTTGCGTGGGCAGTGTGCTGTCTGCGCGGCTCGGATCCCATTCATTTCCTGCGGAACCAAGCCTGCGCGCCAGCGACGGTAGCCAGCTAGGGTTGCGCTTTTCTACCTTGGTGATCAGATGCGTGAGTTCGTAGGCAAGCTGGGAATCCGTGACGGTGATCGTTCCTGTGTAGCGTTCGACAGGGTCGATGCGCGTGGCGTCGAAGTTGTAGCCGCGGGCGGTGGCTTCGGTCTGGATCGCGTCAAGGAATGCTGCGATTGCTCCGCGGGGATCGGCTGATTTGCGGAACCGGCTGAGCTGCGGATGGTTCGTGTAACCGCGTGTGCGGCCTGCGAGTACTGCTTGCGCAAGTAGAGCTTCTCTCCAGCCTGCTACTAGGGCAGCGCGGTCAAGTAGGGAAGGGTGAAGGCTCCATAAACGCATTGGTTCTCCTCGGACATAGCGGCCAGTTCTCACACCCAAACAGCATATTCATCAGACAAAAACACCGATAACTGCGTCTGGAAACTCAATTATTACGCCTGAGGTGAAGAAAATGAAATAAAACCCAACCAGGGGTGAAATTGGCGACGCACACGCGTAGCATTGTTCCAGGTAAGCACCCAACCTGGGTGTGGAAGGAGAATCTCATGGGAAACATCATCGGAACGATCATTTTCGGCGCAGTCATTGGCGTTCTTGCACGCTTCTTCAAGAAGGGTGACGAGGGCATTGGCGTTCTGTGGACCGTGCTGCTTGGCATTGTCGGCGTGGTTGTTGGCAACCTGATCCTCGGCGTGTTCGGCTACCCGACCAACACTCCAGGCATCGACTGGATCCGCTGGGTCGTGTGCACGATCACCGCGATGGTTGCAATCGGCATCTACCTTGGCGTGACCAAC contains the following coding sequences:
- a CDS encoding amino acid permease — encoded protein: MIAIGGAIGTGLLVASGATISQAGPGGALVAYVAIGFMVYLLMQSLGEMATYLPVSGSFGEYASRFVSRSFGFANGWNYWFNWAITLAAELVAAAIVMQYWFPDVPGWVWSGGFLAVLFAVNAVSVRGYGESEFWLAAIKVTTVVVFLVLGVAMILGVMGGASPGFANWTAGEAPFAGGFTSILAVFMIAGFSFQGTEMLGIAAGETKDPEKNVPKAIKSVFWRILLFYVFAIAVIGFLVPYTDPTLLNPDGDVTLSPFTLVFERAGIAAAAAVMNAVILTAVLSAGNSGLYVSTRMLYALAEAGQAPKVFTKVNARGVPMPALLATTAVGAVGFVLSLIGNGVAYTWLVNASGLAGFITWMGIAWSHYKFRRAFVAQGHSVSELPFRARWFPFGPIVALVMCAVVIVGQNVEALTGHSSFYVLLSSYIGLPLFLALWWGHKLATGSPSIAAADADLSRSH
- a CDS encoding GlsB/YeaQ/YmgE family stress response membrane protein — translated: MGNIIGTIIFGAVIGVLARFFKKGDEGIGVLWTVLLGIVGVVVGNLILGVFGYPTNTPGIDWIRWVVCTITAMVAIGIYLGVTNKKN
- a CDS encoding pyrimidine dimer DNA glycosylase/endonuclease V encodes the protein MRLWSLHPSLLDRAALVAGWREALLAQAVLAGRTRGYTNHPQLSRFRKSADPRGAIAAFLDAIQTEATARGYNFDATRIDPVERYTGTITVTDSQLAYELTHLITKVEKRNPSWLPSLARRLGSAGNEWDPSRADSTLPTQLAIPAHPMFAVVDGPIEDWERVN
- a CDS encoding chloride channel protein — encoded protein: MSLSLVLRSRAARWAVVIVVGGVAAGLFAAAMTLMLHAVQGWAFGAHTGTISGDVGRATLWRRLAVPVVGGIVAGLAWWALRRRGPVISVDSALTTGRRMGFWRPVADSFTQILVVATGAPIGREAAPRQASSAATEQISRWVGMSDADAKLALACAAGAGLSAVYNVPIAGVVFTLELLLHRLSVKSVAGAGAMCVVSMLVARPVVGSGSIYRFPDVEFSWVYVLFAALAVPVCAAIAVVFQACVQACKKFRPGPSWRLPAAIAVASVVAAGLAYPFPQIAGNGMDIVQDGYSAVVAGVEAVAGAGAGPGPGAGTVIGVEAVWLFLGLAVAKLVATSIVLGAGADGGVLTPSLAVGAAVGAAIAIACGLPAAPITLIFGAAVLGIVQNGWIFGAVMAWELAAAPLWIIPLALVASGGAYALAGLWSRRKSVE